In Chloroflexota bacterium, the DNA window TCATTCCAGTTTCGATCAGACCGCTGGACGAACCATCCAATGCCTTTGAATCTTCGACCCATCTTCGTCTTCCCCCCGGAAGAATCGAAGCGAAGGCCAAAGGGCTGAAGCCGCTGTGAGCCGGTGACTGTACATGAACTTGTAGTGACATCTTGTTCAACATTGATCAAAATAGACGGTGTCAATACTGGCTCACCCTGAGCCTGCTTTCCGTCTCCAAACGGATCCTGATGCCGTGTCCGGCCATCCTTTCTTGAATCATCGAATGGTGTAGCGAGCCATGTCTGACCACAGCCCATTCCTGGCCAGATCGGTCCGGTCTGACGATGGTTACCGACGTTGGTAGCAGATCGACGGCGTTCTCTCGCTGGTCGTCGCTCAGAACCTCGAAAGGCGCATTGAGTCTCCGATACCGCTCGTGCATCGAAAGCCGGGAATCTTCCATGCCTTGTCCGGAGATGGGACCGGCCAGGATCGGGATGCCCAGAAAACCCATGTTCTCCTGGATCTCGCCCAGATCTTTGTGAGTCCCACCACTTCTGGCGCTGTACCTTCCTTTGGAGGAAAAATTGCCCGAGGTGATCCCCATTATTGGAAAGCCTGTAAGCTGCAAAAACCTATCGACCAGATGCGCATAAGGTGATTCAACGCCCGGCAAGATGAACTGAATGAACCCGTCATGGAAGAGGTGCTCGGGTGCCCGGCCATTGGCTGCAACTCGCATGCCGACAGGTCCCAGGTTGAAGTAGGCGATCACGCTGGCTGCGGAAAGGTTCGTCTGATCATGGTCCACAAACTGGATCAGGTCACCGGCTCGTGTACATGCGGCTGTCGGGATATTGTCTGGATCGCGGCCCTTCAGTTCGCCCAGGGCATATCGAATCGCCGGAGGCATTGGGTTCAATCCCCAGGCAAAGATCCTGGCTTGTGAGGGATCCATGGCGAAATCGGCCAGAAAGGAACCGCCCAGTGCACACCAGTGGATGGTATCAGACACGTTTTCCAGTCGATCCAGATGCCAAAATTCTTTCCGGAAATCGGTCGCCACCACCCGGAAAAAGGAGGCCGCCAGGTCCACATGGATAAAAACCTCTGCGCCGAACTCCCGGGCTAGTCGCTGGGGAAGAAATCCAACAGCCTCGCGCATAACGCGGTGGGGAAGCGCCGGTGATGGTGGCAAGGTTCTGATGTTCACAAAGTCTCTGGCCCATCGAGTGCCCTCAAGCTGGCAAGATTCGTAAGGATGACCGTGGGTCGCAATCATGATGCTCTCCTAACCCGGGTTTTTCTATGCTATAATACATTTCGGAAGGACCACTGGTTCCTTCGCGTCGACGTTCGCTGGTTTTATTCCCGGAATTCGGTCTTGATCATTTCAATGACCTGGGAATCGGTTGACATGATCAGGTCCAGTATATCCCCGAAGGTCTTGCTGTAACCTACACGGTACCTATCGGATTCCTCTCAAATGTCCTGCTGTGGAAATGAATCTATGCCTTTCAAGATAGCGAATTCACCAAATCAGAGAGATGCAACACACCGGGCGCTGAAGCTGTGGCACAGGGATCCGACTTTCGGCAGCCCCCTTGACACGATGCACGTGGTGCGTGCGGCCATGACCGACAATGGCGACATCAGGCAAGCCACGAATCAAGTATTACGCGATGCGCTTGCTATCCTGGAAACGGAAGACCAGCGCGCTGCACGATTGTTGAGATTACGGTTTCTGGACGCCAGGATGGTCTATCAGGTATCCAGGGCGATGCATGTGGCTGAATCGACCGTCTACAGACTTCAGGAAGGGGCGATAGGTCGCCTCAGTGAAATCGTCTGGTCCATGGAGTTGCGAGCTCGCGCAGGTCGCCGGCAAGAACTGGAGGTTCGCTTATCCTCTGCCAATATGTTTCAGCTGGTTGGCGTGGATGCTCACCTGAATAGACTCGCCGAAACTCTTCGTTTCCCTCGGGGACCATGGATGGTTGCCTTGGAAGGAATCGGTGGAATCGGCAAATCCTCATTGGCTGCTTCCCTGGTACTCCGACTATTTGAAGAGGATAGCTTTCATGAGTTCGTATGGTTAAGTGCACAGCGGAATCGCCTTAACCTCGGCGGCGTTATCGAGTTGGTCGAATCTCCCGCGCTGACTGCTCAGGCCATGATCGACGCCCTGGTGACTCAGCTGATGGGTGATGTGACCGGGGCTGGTTCGCCTTCCGGTGACCAGGTTTTGGCCATGCTGCAGAGACGGTTGAAGCAGGTCCCAACCCTGGTCGTCGTCGATAACCTGGAAACCCTATTGGACGTCGAGAGTCTGATGCCCGTAATTCGTCGCCTTGTGGGTCCAAGCAAATTCCTGTTGACCTCTCGGGTAAGTCTTTTTTCAGAAGCGGACATGTTTCACTTCGTGGTGCCCGAATTGGATGAAGCGAGCGCCTTGAGGTTGTTGCGGCAGGAAGCCCGTTCACGAAACCTGCCACACCTGGAATCATCCGAAGACAGCGATTTGAAGCGGGTCTACGCGATTGTAGGCGGGAACCCTCTCGCTTTGCGTCTGATTGTCGGTCAGAACCACGTTCATGGGTTGGATACGATCCTTGGTGACCTCGAAAAAGCGCGCGGACAAAAATCAGAGGTCCTTTACACCTATATTTACTACCATGCGTGGCAAAGTCTGGATGAGCTGTCCAGACGAACCCTGCTGGCTATGCCTCTCGTAATGGACCGGGGTGGAGACCTGGCCTATTTGACACAGGTCACCGGGTTGGATCACGTTGAGCTACGGGGAGCGTTGGACCATCTGGTTACATTGAACCTGGTCGATGCCTTCGGGGGACTAGATCATCGCCGGTACTCAATCCACAACCTGACCCGAGCGTTCCTTCAGAAACAAGTTGCCAAGTGGCAGTCCCAATGTTAATTCCTGAGCACTCTTCCCATTATCCTGACATTTTCCAGGATTACATTGTCAGAAGTGCCGGGTACATGCTTGGTACGGTTCAGGATGCCCAGAATCCGATTTCATCCGGCGATCGGGATCAGGCGCTTCACGTTCTGAGCTTCGCTTTGGGTCTCACGGACGCGTGGCCGTTCGCCCGCGATCTGCTGCTAACCATGGCATCCGAAATGGAACAGGCTGGCTATCGTGATGAATGGATTCCCTTTTTGGAGAAGGGAATCTACCGGAGCCAGGTCCTTGGCGATTGCCGAGCCGAAGCCGAACTTCGCTTTCACCTGGGAATCCTCTATCAGTTGCTTGGCAAATACGACCTGGCTTGCGCTCAGTTTGTTGCAAGCGCAAGCCGGTGGGAATCCACGGATGATGTTCGAAACCTGGCCAAAGCTCTGAATCGTCATGCCTACGTTGCCCGCCTTCAGCGTCGCCTTGGCAAGGCAATCGGGTTGGTTGAAAAAGCGCAAAAGCTGCTGCAGGCAGATGATTCTGAACGAGCATATTCTTTATTTGTTCAGGGCACAATCGCCTTCGACCAGCGGAAGTGGCAAAGTGCATCACGCTCTTATCAGGCATCCTTGGAAATATGGAAACAGCACGGCGACGGCCGCATGACTGCCTGGAGCCTGACAAACCTCGGTACAACCTATCGAGCACTGGAGCGCTACGACGAAGCCATCGCCTCTTATGAAAAAGCCATTGAACTGTTTGAATTGGTGGGAGATCCTGTCCACCAGGCGGCTGCAAGAATGAACTTGGGCAACGTATACATGTCAGCCAAACAGTTGGCCAGGGCGCTGGAATTCTACCTGATGGCGGAACCGGTATTTCGCAAGACGCAAGATAAACTGCGATTGGCAACAGTCTTCGGCAACAAGGCAATGGTGTATCGACAGTTACGGCAGTGGGATGACGCAGAGCGAGCCTACCGGTCAGGCCTTGAGTACGCTTGCGAGATCGGCAACGTTCGACTGATGGTCAACGCTATGGACGGCCTGGGACAAACGCTCCTCTCCACGGGTCGATATCAAGCGGCAATGAAAATCTTCGCAGATGCCATCGAGCAATTGGATGGCGACGAGAGCATTGAAAACCTGGAAAATCTTCGACATTCCGTGACAACCCACATGAACCAGGTTAGGGCTGCATTGAGGGTTGATGGGGACCCTCATGAGGAGGATCCCCATTCCGAAATGACCTAACCGCAGTGGGTGTCCTGGCACTCCTCTTCGGTTATCATCGGTGGTGGAGCGGCTGCCTGATCTGTCGCCAGTTTGGACAGTGGCATTGTCGCCATCAGCAAAGTCGTGAGGTGAGCCATAACCACCAAGGTCTTGAGCCAGCGGAATCTTACTCGCATTTTGGTTGTCCTCCATCGATGTTCAAGGCTCTCCAAGCACCTGCACTTTTGGTACCAGGGCCGTTTTGGTGCTCGAGGCCGGGAATTAGGATTGTCCAGTTGTTGAGCGTCACTGACTGAGTGATGCCGCGACACCCGCACGGTGAAGTGCGAGGACGGGAAACCAGCGCTGATTCCTCACTTGGGAGGAGTGAATCCCGTAGGACGATTCTTTCACCGAATGGCCAGGTTTTAACTGCGAGAGGAGGTTATGATTGCAAATAAGGGCGCGAACTCGCCGCGCGGAAGCCGGGTTGGAGGGAGTCTTGAGGGTTTACCTATGCACAGTTCTTCCCCACTCATGCCAATGTGAACGCCAGGTAGAAGAAGAAACCTGATATACTCAGCGCGATGAAGACGAGAAGAAATCCCAGGCAGCTTTCGCTTCTCTCTTCACTCACGCGAAATACGAGTGCGTTGATTGCTCCTATGGTCAGAGCCACGCCCAGAAACACTGCGCCTAGAAATGAAGCCGGCAAACCCATCATGGTCTCTCCTTTGCGCGCTTGGATTTGATTTACAAATCCTGGCACCGATGGTGCTGGCTTTATTTTAAGTGCTTTTCACCCCAAAAATGTGACACAGTTGGCTAATAATGTGTGGCTAAGTCCATCGCCGAAATCTTTCAGGTCACGAGGAATTGCTGTGGGATAGCTGGCAGTGGGCACTCAACAGAATCGCCGAATCATCACATTTCGGTGCTGATTGCTGGCAAAAAGGTTGCAATTGAATTGAAAGAACCAAACGTTTTAGAGCTCGAGTTCAAGTCGGTAGCCATGTCCTCGGACCGTGATGAGGTATCTGGGGTTCTCAGGATCAACCTCGATCTTTCGGCGCAACCGGCTCATGGCGCTGTTGAGTCGACTGCGCTCCCAAATCGCCAGCCCCTCCCCCTCTTCTTCGCCTAATGCCTCTTGGATGATTGTGGCGCGGGTGCAGAGGTTCCCGGCGTTCTCAAACAGATAACTGAGGATAGAAAAGTCCTGAGGAGTCAAATCTTTCTGTTGTCCTTCGACCCAAACGACCTTATTTGCCTCATCTATCCACAGGCTTGAGCTGGCTTGTGCCGGAAGTTCCTCGGGCGGTTGCGCTGTTCCCATAAGCCTCTCATACAGCATGGCCGCCTGCAGAAGGCTCCGGACAAACGGCATGAGTTCGCGGCGCGTGAAGTACTCGACGCCTGGATCGAAGGTGGCGACGTGAGCAAGGGCACAGGCCAGAAGACCTGCGATGTAGGCATCCAGGTTGGGTCCAGCCGTCTCAGCGGCAATCCGGCGAATCTGCATCACGTTTTTTGCGATCTTCTCTTGTGCGGGCGACAGACGCTCGGTGGGCACGGTTTCGTTCAGACTGTCAACGGCCAACAGGTGCTGTTCCAACAGGTGAAGCGCAGGCAGTCCCATGCCGTCAAGTAAATAGGTCTTCACGGCATTTTCCAGCCGGACAAAATCGCGCAGCAACGGTCCCTCTGCCACATGGCTAAAACCGATGAGCCACGTCCATCCTGCTGTATCCACCAACACCGAGTCGGTATCAACTCGGCCGTGAGTAACGCCACAGAGCACGGGATGTTCGATGAGGGTCGGTTTCTCGGCGAACAAGCGGCCAGGGTTGGGGAAAGAGAGGGTCGAGCCTGATTGCAGGTCAAAGCTGAGGGCGTCGGGTGAACAATCGATGCGCGCCATGCCTTCAGACATGGCTTTTTGGCACAGCTTTTCCATTCTGTCAGACCAGGTGGCCTCAATCGATTCGCCATCCAACCCCAGCCAATCGAAATAAAGTGATTGCAGGCTGTTGTCCTCGGCATAGCTTTGTTTGGAACTGTGCCAGGGCGCCAGTGAGGTCTGGTAGAGCTGCTCCAAAGCCGCTCTAACGCTGTCAGCGCTGTGCCGACGATAGTACACCGACAAAGGCTCCATCGACTCCAGGTCGCCATCCACAAGGCGATAGGCAGTTGCGGAAAACCGCACACTTTCCTTGAAACCGTTACTGGCCATACGCGTGCTGCCTCGACCAGCACCTCTTGGCACCAGGTTTTCGAAGCGCCCTGCTTCCTCCAAAATGGGTTCGCGCAGTCCGCAAGAGACCACACATTGTCCCCGCAGTTCATTTCCACCGTATGCGAACACCTCGGTGTCGATCTGCCCCTTGCCGCGACGCAGCACTTGGCCGATAGTAATCTGTTTATTGGCGAAGAAGAGCTTTCGAAAGAGATCTTCAAGTTCGGCAGCGCGGTCCGGAATCCGAATACTGTTCGTTTCGGGCGCGATCAGTTGAAGCAAGTGATGAAATGAGGATTGCCGACTCCAGTGGATTGGCAGGTCCCAGTTGATTCGAACATGGTTGGCGAAAACTTTCTCGATCACATCATGCAATCTGTCAGGGCCTTCAGGCTTGCTGACAAAGCCGACTATCATTGACTGGTCGTCAAGAACCAAGTCGAGCGTTTCGCGGAGATGCTCTTGCTCGTAGGCGGTAAGAATAATCTTGGGAATGTGTTGACAGGTATCTTTCAGTGCCCAAAGAAGACCGCTTATGTCTTCCGGATCATCATCGTCTTGCATGCGAATGTCTATGATGGCGACTTGGAAATACTCATCTTGCCAAATTCTATCTGCATCTCTCAAGGTATGCGCTTTTTTTACCCGGTATCCCTCGTGTTCAAGGAGTCGCGCGTTTAGGTCTAAAAAGCTCTTCCTATTATCCAAGAATAGAATCGTTTTTGAATGATCATACATTAGGAAAACCTCGCTGTCAGCTCGACTGGCCGAGTTCAACCTCAAAACGAGCAGAAAGGCATTTCTGCGTCACTATTCTTTCCCACGTGGTTTCTCACAGGGTAACCGGAAGCAAATTTCTGTGCCTTCGCTGTCAGAATGGACAACATTGATGTCGCCACCAAAGGCCTTGACAATTGCAAGAGCCTGCAACAGGCCAGAACCAGATCCCTTTTCCCCAGGCTCTTTCGGAATCCGCCCCTTGAAAGCCAGGGCTGCAATGGGGGAAGGGATTCCTCGCCCGGTATCCCTGATTGATATCTGAACATGATTGTCTACCAGCCAGGATCCAACAATCACCGTTTTATCCGGCCGGCTTGATCCTTCCATAGCTTGGACAGCATTCTCTGTCAGTATCGTGAGCAACTCGCGCATCCAGGCTTTGCTTGCGCGAACGTTCACCAATTGATCCGTTTCATCTTGTAGATCGAGTACCAACTCGATACCATGTTTTTCGTTGTAGCGATATTTCTTCCATCTTCTTTCAAAGTACTGTTTTAAGGTGCTGTTGATGTCCAAAGATTGGACAGTTCCATCGGATGTCAAAGGTTCTGTTATGGGAATGTTTTCGATTTCCTTGATCTTCCTCTCGAGTTGTTCGGCCTCTCGCAGCATTTCTTCATTCTGTCCCATCAGGTTCTTCAACAGCTTCACGTGAGCTAACGCTTCTCCTACTTCTCGATTAATGCTGTGTCCCCAGCTGCTCGCCACCATCCTCATCCAATCTACAGCATTTTGCGAGCCTACGTAGCCCTTGATTTCCTGAATGTCTCTGTACTGTCGGGCATTGTCGAGCGCGACTGCCGCCTGCGCAGCCAAGGCCTCCAGCGCCATCTTATCGGAATAATCAAATGCATCCTTTTCTGGATGTTCAACATTGATGACTCCGATGACATGCCCGTCGATTTTGATCGGTACTGCCAGATCTGAATGTGTTGCGGGATGACACTTCAAATAGTCGGGGTCATTCTCAACGTCACCCACCAGCTGAGATATTCCGGTTCGGGCAGCTCGCCCCATGATACCAATACGGCCTTCAACGCCTTCCTCCAAATCTACTTCTTTAGTGAGGCACTCACGAAGTCTCTCGTGTTTTTCGGCTGGAAAAGCTGAAACTAGTCTTGCCGCATTGTTTTCGATCAGTCGGATGCATGCGAAGTTGACTGGCCGATTCTCATCTCCAGCAAGATGCCAAGCCTGCTCTACAAGGCGCTTCAGAGTCTCATCAGAGTCGAGGGACCCGGTTACGATTCGGCCCGCTCTGTTCAGTGCTTCCAGAACGCCGGCACGCCTGTCTGCCTTTTCGAACAATTGTTCATCGTGGATCGCCACGGCTGCTTGATTGGCGAAAAGCTGAATGTCGGTGAGTTCATCGTCGGTGAAACGATGGAGCTGTCGATAGTTGATAAACATCACACCTTCTCGCTCATCACCTACGCGTAGTGGAACGGCCACAAGAGATTTTATCTCTTCTCTCCGAGAGAAGTCACTGTTCATAAACATGGGGTCTTTGGAAGTGTTCGGCACATCGATGTAAGGCCTATTGCTGTTCAGTATTTTGAACACAAGAGAACTCTTTAGCCAACTATGAGTATCGTTCACCATGTCAGGGTCATTCACCCCGGTCATTCTCGGTGGATAATCAAACCGATCATTCTCTGCATCATATGCATAGAGAACTACGGCATCGCATCTCAGGACTTCCTTGGTGCCCATCACTACTGATTCCAAAGTGTTCTCAAGTCCCTGCAGAACCGTCATCTCGGCGACCAACCGTGCTGTGGCATGTGCTTCTCTAACGCGTCGACGCAGCCGCTCCTTCTTGAGTGCAAGAGCCGCATAGTCTGCGAATGCCAGTGTAATTCGCTTCTCTTCCTCCGTGAAACCGCGCGGCCGGCCGTAGTTAATGTACAAGACACCCAGCTTTTCGTCACCAGTTCGAAGGCAAACACCTTGAAAGCTACGGACCCCATTTAGCCGAAGCCGTCGAGCGGTAGTTGCCCCAAGGAAGGGATAACTTTTCTCATCCAGGATGTCCTCGACGCCGATCCAACCCTGATCCATGACCATTGTCGCTGTCCCATCCACGCGAGGAGCCGCTTTCCGGAATGCATGCCAGTTATCTTCGGATATCCCCGCGGCTGTCGACTCTTCGATAAGGAAGATTTCTTTGGCTTCGTCAAAAGACCAGACTGCAGCCGATTTGGCTCGAAGCACTTGAACCGCGCTCGCTGTAATTTGGCCCAACACCTCGCCCAGGCTATCCGCGGCGGTCAGTTTGCCAGTTGACTCATGCAAATTCTCCAGGGTTTCAATCCTCTGCGAATTATCATAAGCAACAGCCGCCTGGTTGGCGAAAAGCTGCAAAGCATCTACCTCAAATGATTGAAAACGTCGGGGTTCATTGTAATGGATCCACATCACCCCGATTCTCTCATCATGCACCGCAAATGGCAAGCAAAGCGCAGCGCGAACACCCCGGTCTTTCATGTATTGGTTGACAGGACGATGGTGTGTTTCGACGTTTTCGATAACTTCTGGAATGCCGGAATCAATTACCTGTCGGGAGATCGATTCCTTCGACCCCTTTCTGACGATCCTGTCGACATCGTTGACACCTCCTTCGCCTTTGACAAGAAGATTTCGGGCGTGGCCCCTGTTGTCAATCAGGACCACGCTCACCCATTCGGCGTGAGCTATTTTCCATGCACGTTCCACGGCGTCTTCAAGTACTTGCTCAGGTGTGCCGATGGCAGTCAGGGTAACGGCTGCCTCAAAGGCACCACGCAGTTCGCGACGGGCATTCTCAGATGCGGTCAATGTCTTCGCGTTAACCAAAGCGGTCGCGGCGTGGTCTGCGAACATTTGCAGTAGGTTGGCGTCGCTGACTCCAAAATTTCGGCCTATCTTATCGTCCACGTAGAGTACGCCAACGATCTCCTTCCGCCATCGCAGCGGTACCTCTATCACCGCGCCGAAAGGGTGTCCTTCCCGGAAATTGCTGGCCTGGTAAATAGAGGTAGAGTAGTCGGCGGTCGCCAGGTAGGGCCTTTCGCTTTGCACGAGCCTTCCCGCCATGCCATCATTAGTCTTCAAGACCTGCCCGACGACCCCACGATTTCCTGGAAAATCCGCAGTGATAGTCAGTTCTTCTTGCTCTCGATCATATTCATAGACGCCGCCACTTTGCGCATCAAGAAGCCTCACAGCCCGCGTGATTATCTCTTCGAGAAGAGGTGCCTGTTCGACTTGATTTGCCACGCGCAAGGCACCCTGTCGTACCCGCTCCAACTGAATCGCTTGACGTTTAGTGTCGTCTAATAGTTTAGCGTTGTCAATGGCAATGGCGGCCGTATTGGCGAACGAGATCAGCGACTGGACTGTTTCATTGCTAATCGGATCCCTTGTGAACCTGTTATCGGCAACCAGGAGACCGATGACTCTTGCCCGAGAACGGAGTGCCACCACAACCAAAGGTGCTTGCGGTTCGAATTTCTCACGGAAGATTCGTGGTAATTGTGCAATATCCTCCGGTGATTCCAGTCGCTGCCAGTGACCTGATTGAATCACCTGTGAGAAAACGTCGGACTTATCCGGATCAATGTCGATTCCAAGATCAGCGATCCGGTCTCCAATTGGTGTCCGGGGCAAAGCCATGAACCTCAAATACCTGCGGAAGAACTCACTACCTTTGAGTTCTGGCACTCGGAACTCGTCCCAGACTCGTTGATTCTGATGCTTATGCAGATGTCCAACACCCATCTTGCCAACGAGTTTGTCTTCATCTGGTTCTCGCAAAAATATGGCTGCTCGATTGAGACCTACGCCAAATCCTGCGGTGACACTTGTCAGGATCAGTAAAAAAACCTCGCTGAGGCCTTCGGCCGATTGGATGGAATCGCTTATGCGTTGGTAAATGGCAGACTGTGCGAATATCCGTAATTGGGCATCCAGATATTGGATGTCTTCGAAATGACCAAGAGCTCCTACTGTTTGCCCCAGCGCATCACGGAGCCAGGTTACTGCCAAACGCACGGAAACAGGCTGGTCTGTCTTGCTTCGCAGAAGGGCTTCGTAGTCGGCAATCCTGCCATCAGCAGAAGCGCGTAGTCGATTACCGATATTGTGAGCTTCCTCCGGCCGGAAATAGAGTTCCCCCACAGGTTGTCCCAGCAATTCCTTCTGGCGATAGCCCAGAATTGCCTCCGCGCGACGGTTTAGGCCGATCACCCTACCCTGGAGATCGTTGGCAATCACCGCTGTCGGCGAATTAGTCATGAATTGCCGCCAATAATCGGCATGCTCTCTGGTGACCTCGTACATTTGCGCATTGTCCACCGCAGACGCTACCTGTCCGGCCAGAATCATGCACAGATCTATCTCGTCCTGGCTAAATCTTCGCTTTCGTCCTATCGCATCCAGGCTAAACGAGCCGATGATCCTATCGTTAAAGATCATTGGGACAACTAGAATCGACTCGATGCCAAACCCTCGCAAGGTGTCCCGGACTGGTCCCAGAGCCTGTTGATTGGCAACATCGTAGATTACCAAAGGCCGTTTTGAGCGCACAAGGTTTTCCTCGTCAGAAACGCCGTCGACTTGAATGATCGTACCTACTGTGTTGATATTCTTCGGAAATTCAGCCTTGACTACTCCTTGGGCGAGATTCGGATCAAACAGAACTAAGCCGCTGTGATCGACGTCAAAGAGTTCCACGGCGGCGCGGCAGGCTACTTCCAGAGTTTCGGTTAAGTTTAAGTTCTCATTTAGTGCTTCACTTACCTCCTGAATCGCTTCAAGTTTCCGAGCGCGCCACTCAGCTTTTAAGGAAGCTTCATGTTCCTGTTGACGCAATCGAGTATTCTCAATAGCGGCAGCGGCTTGAATGGCAAAAATGGATATTGGGTCCAGTTCCGACGATGTAATTCTTCGTTTTGTTTCTTTGTTATCGGCCGATATTTTTCCAATTACCTGGTCGTGCAAAATAAGGGGAACACATGCCCACTCAATCACATTCTCCTTACCTAGATCTTTTTCGCGCGCGGCTATTTCCCCTTCAGCCAACCGAAAAATAGTGGATTGGGGATTCTTTAAAAGCCTTTGCATATACTGATCTTCGTTCAGTGGAATGTTAAAACCCACAAAACTAGATTCCATACCAACGTGGGCCTGCCCGATCAAGCATTGGCTTTCTTCATCCCAAAGATACAGGCGTATTCTATCGAATCCCAAAGCATGTACGCCGTTTGCGATGCTCTGTAGTATCTCTTCTAGGGTAGAACCGCTTAAAAGAGCCACGCCACTCTTCATCAAATTCCGCAGGATTAAACGTTCATGCGCACCTTCCTTCAGTTTCCGATACTCGGCGGCATACTCGATCATGAATGCCAATTCGTCGATATCAAACGGCTTGCGGATATACCGGTATGCGCCCTGACGCATTGCCTCCAAGCCTGAGTCAAGGCCCCAACCTGTAAACAGAATAAACTCAGTGATCTGGCTTCGATCGCGAATGGCCTTCATCAATTCGATGCCTAGAGGTTCCGGTTCATTCTCCCCAGAGGGAATTATCATGTCATCGATCAGCGCTACATCAAATGATTCTGACCGGGTTTCGACCTTTTCCAATGCCTGTTGAAAGCTTTCCGCCTCATCAACGATGTATCCACACTGC includes these proteins:
- a CDS encoding GAF domain-containing protein encodes the protein MTDQSLCVLLVDDEASLRKPLARILREQCGYIVDEAESFQQALEKVETRSESFDVALIDDMIIPSGENEPEPLGIELMKAIRDRSQITEFILFTGWGLDSGLEAMRQGAYRYIRKPFDIDELAFMIEYAAEYRKLKEGAHERLILRNLMKSGVALLSGSTLEEILQSIANGVHALGFDRIRLYLWDEESQCLIGQAHVGMESSFVGFNIPLNEDQYMQRLLKNPQSTIFRLAEGEIAAREKDLGKENVIEWACVPLILHDQVIGKISADNKETKRRITSSELDPISIFAIQAAAAIENTRLRQQEHEASLKAEWRARKLEAIQEVSEALNENLNLTETLEVACRAAVELFDVDHSGLVLFDPNLAQGVVKAEFPKNINTVGTIIQVDGVSDEENLVRSKRPLVIYDVANQQALGPVRDTLRGFGIESILVVPMIFNDRIIGSFSLDAIGRKRRFSQDEIDLCMILAGQVASAVDNAQMYEVTREHADYWRQFMTNSPTAVIANDLQGRVIGLNRRAEAILGYRQKELLGQPVGELYFRPEEAHNIGNRLRASADGRIADYEALLRSKTDQPVSVRLAVTWLRDALGQTVGALGHFEDIQYLDAQLRIFAQSAIYQRISDSIQSAEGLSEVFLLILTSVTAGFGVGLNRAAIFLREPDEDKLVGKMGVGHLHKHQNQRVWDEFRVPELKGSEFFRRYLRFMALPRTPIGDRIADLGIDIDPDKSDVFSQVIQSGHWQRLESPEDIAQLPRIFREKFEPQAPLVVVALRSRARVIGLLVADNRFTRDPISNETVQSLISFANTAAIAIDNAKLLDDTKRQAIQLERVRQGALRVANQVEQAPLLEEIITRAVRLLDAQSGGVYEYDREQEELTITADFPGNRGVVGQVLKTNDGMAGRLVQSERPYLATADYSTSIYQASNFREGHPFGAVIEVPLRWRKEIVGVLYVDDKIGRNFGVSDANLLQMFADHAATALVNAKTLTASENARRELRGAFEAAVTLTAIGTPEQVLEDAVERAWKIAHAEWVSVVLIDNRGHARNLLVKGEGGVNDVDRIVRKGSKESISRQVIDSGIPEVIENVETHHRPVNQYMKDRGVRAALCLPFAVHDERIGVMWIHYNEPRRFQSFEVDALQLFANQAAVAYDNSQRIETLENLHESTGKLTAADSLGEVLGQITASAVQVLRAKSAAVWSFDEAKEIFLIEESTAAGISEDNWHAFRKAAPRVDGTATMVMDQGWIGVEDILDEKSYPFLGATTARRLRLNGVRSFQGVCLRTGDEKLGVLYINYGRPRGFTEEEKRITLAFADYAALALKKERLRRRVREAHATARLVAEMTVLQGLENTLESVVMGTKEVLRCDAVVLYAYDAENDRFDYPPRMTGVNDPDMVNDTHSWLKSSLVFKILNSNRPYIDVPNTSKDPMFMNSDFSRREEIKSLVAVPLRVGDEREGVMFINYRQLHRFTDDELTDIQLFANQAAVAIHDEQLFEKADRRAGVLEALNRAGRIVTGSLDSDETLKRLVEQAWHLAGDENRPVNFACIRLIENNAARLVSAFPAEKHERLRECLTKEVDLEEGVEGRIGIMGRAARTGISQLVGDVENDPDYLKCHPATHSDLAVPIKIDGHVIGVINVEHPEKDAFDYSDKMALEALAAQAAVALDNARQYRDIQEIKGYVGSQNAVDWMRMVASSWGHSINREVGEALAHVKLLKNLMGQNEEMLREAEQLERKIKEIENIPITEPLTSDGTVQSLDINSTLKQYFERRWKKYRYNEKHGIELVLDLQDETDQLVNVRASKAWMRELLTILTENAVQAMEGSSRPDKTVIVGSWLVDNHVQISIRDTGRGIPSPIAALAFKGRIPKEPGEKGSGSGLLQALAIVKAFGGDINVVHSDSEGTEICFRLPCEKPRGKE